TCTAGGGATGCTGACCATCACTGACTTCATCAACATCCTGCACCGATACTATAAGTCAGCCTTGGTAAGGCAGTGAGCCTCCAGAGCAGACCGCACCCTACCTCTGGTCCTCACCTGGGgcccatcatgcctggttttccTCCAGGCAAAGCCCTTGAGGGGTTAATGAAAAGGGAGAGCAAGTCTCTgatctgctgcttctgcttctagGTACAGATCTATGAGCTGGAAGAACACAAGATAGAAACTTGGAGAGGTACATAAGGAAGAGAGATGGTGGGAGATGAAGGGATGGGGGTTCCTGGGAGCCACTTTTACGTGGCAGTGTTTTATGAACCACCCCTTTCCCTCCAGAGGTGTACCTACAGGACTCCTTTAAGCCGCTCGTCTGCATTTCTCCAAAtgccaggtcagttccagctgtgTGTCCATCCCTCaacacctggaggcaggagcagggagagggaggacTTCTTCCAGTGCGCACACAGCCATGCTTCATCTCCCCCATAGCCAAGACTGGCTTTGATCTTAATCTTACTgcagagctcaggctggcctgagttACGATTCTTCTGCTTGTCCTCATGCTGGCATGAcatacatcaccacacccagccacatCTCTCCACTTTAAGTCTGGTTGAGCACTGCCCTTTCCTCTGACCACGAGTTTTCCCTGTCCGTAAACACACTGTAAGGAGCGGTACAGTTTAACGCTGTGGAACCTAACCTTGACCTTTTACCTTTTCATAGCTTGTTTGACGCTGTGTCTTCATTAATTCGAAATAAGATCCACAGACTTCCAGTTATTGACCCGGAGTCAGGCAACACCCTGTACATCCTTACTCACAAGCGCATCCTCAAGTTCCTCAAACTGTTTGTAAGTGCACTTTAACGCAGCTCGTGTGTCTTATATGCTGGACTGGAGGCATACACTCAGCAAATTGGGGGGCCTTAAAAGTCAAGCCGAGTCAGTGTtttgggtcctgaggattgaacccggCACTTCATGCTCTACCACAGAACCCCCTGAAAGCCAATGATTCTTCCCTCAGATCACTGAGTTCCCCAAGCCCGAGTTCATGTCTAAGTCTCTGGAAGAGCTACAGATTGGCACCTATGCCAACATCGCTATGGTGCGCACTACCACACCCGTCTATGTGGCGCTAGGCATCTTTGTTCAACACCGAGTCTCCGCCTTGCCTGTGGTGGATGAGAAAGGTGAGCGACTGGGAAAGAAGTGCGGGGTTCCGGACTCTGGGAAAACCTGCTTCCCCTCAGCTCGGCTGGAAGGTGAACCTATGGGTGGAAAGAGCTTTGGCTaccagatatttttctttttttttttttttttttctgagctgcctctgtttccctaggGCGAGTTGTGGACATCTACTCCAAGTTTGATGTGATTGTGAGTGACAGTgggaggggcggggagggaggggtggggagcagcAGGGCGTCTTCTATGTCAGCCGCTTCTGTGCTTTGAATCCTGTCTGGACAGTAGCTGAACAGACTGGTTCTGGCTTATGGGCAGAGCTAAGGAGTGCCCTCAGTCTCTCTAGTGAGGTTGGGTTGGTCCAGGGTTCGGGAACTGGCCCCCTTTCAAGtgcacccccacctccagaaTCTGGCAGCAGAGAAGACCTACAACAACCTAGATGTGTCTGTGACGAAAGCCCTACAACATCGGTCCCACTACTTTGAGGGTGTTCTCAAGTGCtacctacatgagaccctggaaACCATCATTAACAGGCTGgtggaagcagaggtaggaggcCAGCCCTCCTCAAGCAACTAGTGGGGAGTGGCCTGGAGAGTGGTGTTTTCAAAGAGGGCCGGGACCGAGGCGCTCACCCTAACTGAAGTTGGCACTAACACTACTTCTCGTTGCTCTGTGCCAGGTTCACCGTCTGGTGGTGGTGGATGAGAATGATGTGGTCAAGGGCATTGTGTCGCTGTCTGACATCCTGCAGGCTCTGGTGCTCACAGGTGGAGAGAAGACGCCCTGAGCATGGCCCCTGGTTGCCTCCAGAAGCTCTGGGAGTCAGATGAAATCCTGGGAGAGCTGAGTCTGTTCCCTCGGGAGCTCCAGACCCACTGTCTGGAACTAGAGGAGACAGGGACTGAGGAGAAAGGACTTTTAGCTTCCCTTACCATCATGTGCACATTTGAGAAAACGTTGAGCCTAGCCAGTCCTCGTCCTGTGCCCTTAGACATAGCGCCCTTCTGGGGGGACCGTGGGCTTTGTGCTCCTGAGGCAGATTCTGATCTCTCCGAGATCCCTACACCTCATCGTGCCCCAGCTCCGTCTCTGCCCTTACTCCACCAGAGATAATAGATCCACAAaatcttcttaaaaatatttttattcatcctGCTTCATTTGTGTGGAGGAGGCTGAGTCCATTTTATGTCATTTCTTCCCATAAATCTTGGGAGGTGCGTGTCTGGGTTCCTGTGCTCTGTGCATATGAAGGCAGATGGCTGTGTGGAGGAGGGCAGTGGATAGGTAGCCAAGATTAATGCTTTTTGTAGCAAATCTAATTAAATGACAAGGTTTTCATCATGGTATTGCAGTGTTTGATTTCTGCATTTGATAGACACTGTTTCGACAACCTTCCTACCTTATAAAGCTACTTCAGCTCATCAATAACAACAGTAATGACAATAACTACACATAAAAGTACATGTTCTCAGTGGTTTAACTATACAGGTTGTATGGGACTCTTAAGGGTTTTGGTCTTGGGagaatttatgatttttttttgtttttgtttttgtttttttgaaacagggtttcttcatgtagttttggtgccagtcctggatctcgctctgtagaccaggctgacctccaactcagagagatctggctggctctgcctcccgagtgctgagatcagaGGCGTGAGTCACTGCCATtgggcaaattttttttttttttttgagacaggattttgtaccatatgtagatcaggctggcctcaggtttgtagcaatccttctgcctccgactcctaagtactgggattataggcacatgctgCTGCACTCAGggtcagactttaaaaaaaatctttgtgagccaggcatggtagcacacgcctttaatccctgcactcaggaggcagaggcaggtgggtctcttgagttcgaggccagcctgggctacatagagaaaccctgtctagaaaaaaaaacaaaaacaaggacaaaaaaacctttgtgtgtgcctgtgtgtgcctgtgtgtataggcAAGTGTAGCTGAAGGACAGCCTTGGGTGacagtcctcaccttccaccttaggtgacacttttttgttttgaaacactgTCTTTCATTGGCTTGGGATTTCATGACGTAGGCAAGGGTAGCTGGCCGACAGACTCCAGGACCCATGGGATTAAAAGCACACGCCACCATATGTGGcgttttatgtaggttctggggatctgaactcagagccTTTTGAGACGAATATTTTACCAATTGAGCCATCTCAGCACCTTCTCCAGTTCtagtgggttggttggttggtttggtttttcaagacggggtttctctgtgtagtcctggctgtcctggaactcactgtgcagatctgcctgcctctgctcctcaaATACTGTGATTaaagtcctcttcctcctcctcctcctcctcctcctcctccgccgccgccgccgccgccgccgccaccactcAGCAACCTTTTCCAGTTTTAAGAGAATTTAGAACTGAGGCACACACCTGGTAAAAGCACAGCTAACAGGTAAAGGCAGTCACCGTGAAGGCTTAGCTACTGAGTTTGGTTGCCAGAACCCATTTAAAGGTAGAAAGGGAACAGGCTCCCCAAAattgtcctgacctccacattaCAACATGCcatgtgcacccccacacacaacattgtgcatatacataaatacattttttaaaagcaaggcTGGCAGGCATGGAGGCCTATGTCTTTAGTTCCGGTactagtgaggcagaggcagacaggtctcttgagtttgaggctagcctgctctacatagcaagttccaggtgctacatagtgagatcatgtctcaaaaaaaaaaaaaaaaagctaatattTAAACTGTCTGGTTCCAGGTTTTATGTTTTCTTATCTCTACACTAATTTTCCTCTCTAATTCTCTCTTGGGACTGTTCCTGGCTTATTTCCTGTAGTTTCTCTTATCTTACTTTCTCCTCTGCCTGGACCATAGTTAGGGCCCAGGGTAAATTCACTAATGTTAGGTCTCTGGAAACTGGAGAACTGATTAGGGTCTTTGGGCAGAGAGGTCTGCCAGCATCATCAGGGTTTCTGGAGGAAGGTCGAGTGGTTTGGATTTGGCTGGACTGATATTCTGAACccacagacagggtttctctgtgtagttttggttcctgtcctggatctcgctctgtagcccaggctggcctcgaactcacagagatccgcctggctctgccttccgagtgctgggattaaagacgtgtgccaccactgccggcccTTGCCTTTCTTGTAAGGTAGAGTAAATCATGGAGGAAAAGAGAGCTGCGGTCAACCCACCAGACCCACTGTCTGTGCTGAAACTATGCAGACTGAATGTCAACACCATGAGGACTGCCAGACTGCGTTCCTCGCTACCACTGCTTTGCTGATAGGACAGTTTGCATCCAAGCCAGGAGTAGGTTCTGAATAACTCCTTGgctctccctcctctgcctatGCCTTCAGAGGAACCTCTGCCATACTATCCTTGTTCTTCCAAAGCAGGCTTCCCAATGGAACACGGGGAAAACATTAACACTCTGTCAGAGGTCACCTCTCAAGGATGCACCCCGGTGGAGCCCTGCATCTGCATTCACAGCTCTCTCAGCACATTCCCGAGCTTGGGGGAGGGAGACTTCTAAATTATTAGAATTAgaacatgtttatgtgtgtgtgtgtaggggtgtgtggtGGGAAGGACAAATGTCTCCTTGTGTCGCATTCCTTCATCAAGGATTGTCTAGGGAGGAGGCAGGGCTTTAAAAGCCATGGAACGCTGGTGGGACCCAGTGGAAAGGAGCACCTGGAAGCGTCTTCAGTGCAGCTGGTAGGTGCAAGGGGTCAGGAGGGGGGAGTGGATGGGTCAGCAGGAGCTGCCAGTCTGCCTCTTCCTCAGTGagtcctgtctctgccctgtAAGAACCCTTTTGGTCCCTGTCCCCTTAAATAGAAGTCTCTGTACCCAAATGTTCCATGTACTTTTCTGAAATACAAACGGGGGGATCTCTTGTTTTTCCTATTTACCCCCTAAAACCCCCACCAAGTCTCCAGCTGAGGATGGTGCTGAAGACATAAGGGATAGAATTTGGAAGCTCACAGGCTTCTGTCCCTAAAAGTCAAGAGGAGCAAATGGTCTCTTCTTCCTCAGGAGCCGTTGCCACCCTCTTccccccccctccctgcccccctcccctccaccGAGCTGCTGCCATGGTTGCCAGGCATGGTTGCTAAGTCTCTGCATGGAAGGGTTGGCGTGGGCTGTGCTGCCACTAACATTACCATGGTGAATCAGGGGACACCTGGTacaggcctggggggggggggggaggaatccTGAGGAtgcaacaacccccccccctccAGAACAGAATGAGTCCAAAAGGTGAGCCGCACTGGGCCAAGTGAACTGGGCGTCGATTCAGTCATGAGTGGGAGCCCCATTCTAGGAAAGAGAGGCCACTTTTATCCTTTCTGTTGCTAGGGGATTTGTCTGTACCACAGAAGCACACCATTCTTCCTCCACCCCCCTCTGTTAGAGCACAAGTGTATATAAGCACTCTGTCTGCACCCCACATAAGGCTTGGTGGAGCTGTGTGGGCACAGAACTGTGTAATCCCAGAATCCTGGCTTCTGGCTTAGGGGAGCTAGTGTGCCCAAGGAAGGGCACCCATATCTAGAGTAAGAGTTGTCCTGTTGCTTAGGTGGCCAGGACAGACTGAGTTCTGCCTTACACACCAGCAGAAAAGAAGGCGAGGAGTAAAGGGTGCAGGTGCCACCTTTGGGGGGGGGCCGGGGGAGCAGCTGTCCCACAGAGTCGCACAAAAGCTTCCTGAAAGCGACCGCCTCTTCTCTCCACTGCTTGAACTGGTTACTCATCTCATCCGCACCCGAATGCCACGGACGCTAAAAATAGCCCGCCCCCCCAGCTGTGGGCCAGCCTCTCCTGCACCCCAACCCCATGGAAACCAGCAGAGTGGCAGGCAGAGACCTTGAGTTCTATTCTCACCACTCCCTGTCGGAGAAAGGAgtccaggcaggcagacagaccaCTGGTGGTCAGGCAACCTGACAAGCAGGAAAGCAAAGGGTTAAAACTTCGGGAAGAGTGCAGAAataggggctggaggagggggtACTGTAAGCTTGGTAAGAATCAgaagtcgtcccccccccccacccgagCGCGCGCTCATTCGCAGGTTCCATTAGGTTTGGGGGACCTGAGTAGTGGGAAGGGGCGTCCAATCCCAGGCCCCAGGGGGCGGCCGTGTACATGGGGGAGGTAGCAGTGCGGAGCGGTCCACGGCGGCGTGTCACATGCGCGCGCGCCCGCGCgcgagcgcacacacacacacacatacacacacacacaggcaggcacacacgtGTGCCCGGGTATATATAGTTGCCAGTCCCTGGGCCTGCCGCTCTGCAGTGGGCGCCGGCTCCCTGGGTTGGGAGGGGGCTCACGGGgcgggtgggagggtggggggccggggtggggtggggcaggatgCTGGATGGCCCGTTATTCTCCGAGGGGCCCGACAGCCCCCGGGATCTCCAGGATGAGGAGTCGGGCAGCTGCCTCTGGGTGCAGAAGTCCAAGCTGTTGGTGATTGAAGTCAAGACTATTTCCTGTCATTACAGTGGTCGCGTCCCTTCTCGACAGTCCATGGACATCCAGGCCAGCTACTGGGCCCGTGGGCCCCAGAGCCGCACGTGAGTGAAGGAAGGGGTGAGGGGCAGCAAGTGGTGGGGCGGGAAGTGGGGTCCAGACCTCCTTGCTGGCACCAGCGATCCCTGCTGGCCCCTTCTCTTTCCCGcgcctccctcccccccactcgTCGAGGACTGGGGCCTGCCTCATTCAGCGCTTGTTTAGGGGGACAGGAGAGGTAGTGAGAAAGGGCAGGAGGTGACATGGGGCAGTCGCTGTTAAAGTGTGCATGGAGAGATGGCGAGGAGTCTCATTTCGACTTCAGCCCTAACATATATGCACGTGCACTCGCACACACGCTCACGCGTACCCTCCCACATGGCTGCCCCAAGTGGTCTCCAGTACTCCCAGCTCCCCGGACCTCAGCTCCCTTTCCCCACAAACTGCTCACCTGGGTTCCTGCTCATTGTCCCAGGTGTAGGCTGCGCCCGGGATCCCCGGAGCCGCCACCCCGCCGACCCTGGGCCACCAGGGTGCTGCAGGAGGCGACCAACTGGCGGGCGGGGCCCCTCGCCGAGGTCCGAGCCCGGgaacaagagaaaaggaaggcgGCGTCGCAGGAGCGGGAGGCCAAGGAGACCGAGAGAAAAAGGCGCAAGGCTGGCGGGGCCCGACGGAGTCCCCTAGGTCAGCCCCGCCCAGAGCCCCGGAACGCCCTTCGGGCGGCCCAACCAACCGGGTTCCCAGTTTTCTCCAGACCCGAGCGCTTCGGGCAGGTGGGGCGAGCGCCCCGTCCATCCGCGTTCCCGCAGAGTGACCCAGGGGTGGCGTGGGCAGGGCCATGGGGAGGTAGGAGACCAGGGCCCCCTAGCTATGAGGCTCACCTGCTGCTGAGAGGCGCTGCAGGCACAACCCCAAGACGCCGCTGGGACCGGCCGCCACCCTATGTGGCTCCACCTTCTTACGAAGGCCCCCACAGGACCCTGGGGACTAAGCGAGGCCCGGAGCTCTCCCGGGCGCCCACCTCATCAGCCCCAGttccagccaccaccaggacagaGGCAGGGCGCACGAAGAAGAGGCTAGATCCTCGAATCTACCGGGATGTTCTAGGGGCTTGGGGTCTCAGACAGGGACGGGGACTCTTAGGAGGAGCTCCAGGCTGTGCAGCGGCCAGAGCCAGGCCAGAGTCCTGCAAAGGGCCGATAGAGAAAAGCTCGGGCCTAGCTGCTGCTGGCCTGAACAGTTGTGGCGACGGCCATCCCCAAGCCAAAGCTACTGGCAGTTCAGGCACCAAGGCAGCTCCCGCTGGGTCTACCATCCGCACCCCGCCATGTCCTGCTCCCAGGTCCAGGCAGCACCTCAAGGGctcaagggaagggaaagaaagaagtgaaTGTATTTGGCTTCCCAAGTCTTGGCTTTCCTCCCCTAAAAAGCCTCCAGTTAGACACAGCCAGACTCTCCCCAGACCCTGGGCTCCTGGAGGCACCGGGTGGAGAGAGTCCCTGGGTCAAAGAGAGGGGACAGAGCATGAAACCCTGGACGTCTGGAAGGCGACCCGCCGCGCCCACACCCTGCCCCGCAGTTCCCGAGGCCCCTCTGGTAGAGAAGGCATCTTTGTCATTGACGCCACGTGCGTGGTGATAAAGTCCCAGTATGTTCCGACCCCTCGCACCCAGCAGGTGCAGCTCTTGCCCTCTGGGGAGCCGTGCATTGTGAGCGACAGCCCCGGGCAACCCCAGCCCTGCCAGGAGGAGGGCGAGGGGGTCAAGGCCAATCCCTCAGCTTGCCAGAAGCTGCCGGTGAGCAGTCGTATCCTAAACCAGCCGGGCGGGGGGCGCGAGTGCGAAGCTGAGGGAGGAGAGCAGGGCGATTCTTCCCTGGAGGACCGCGCCTCCCGCGTTTTAGGGTTCCCTGTCGGCGGCGAAGCGAACCTACGAGACGCCCCCACGCAGCCAGGTAGCCCTGAGCACCCGGCCTTGGGCCCAGCGGCTCCGGGCTGCGCGGGCAGCGGGAAGAGCTCGGAAGCGGCCGGGGTCCTGCGGCGCACGGGCGGGGGCTGGCCGCGGACTCCAGGACCCTACGCCGGGGCGTTGCGGGAAGCCGTGTCCCGCATCCGCCGCCACACCGCCCCGGATTCGGACTCGGACGAAGCCGAGGAGCTCAGCGTCCATAGTGGCTCCTCTGATGGAAGCGACACAGACGCCCCAGGCGCCTCCTGGCGGAATGAGAGGACCCTGCCTGCGGGTGGAAACACCCGGCCCAGGGAAGGCGGGAAGACAGCCGGGCTGAGCGACCGTATCCGGGAGACTCCAGATGTCATCGGTCAAACCGAGGAAGGCCTCTTCggagaggacaccaggaaaacgcCACAGGGGAAGCgagagagagagtgagcagtCCCTTTTCGTTCTCGCGTGGCTCGGCCCATCCATCCTTGGGCTCACCGTTCTCCTTTGCTCTCTACAGGCTTCGTTTGCTTCCCGTTTCTCCTTTCCCCACCTGTACCTgttcccacacttgaaacagaggaaaggaaagagaggcgAGGCAGCCATCGCCAATCCAAGGGTTAGCTTCAGGGGAGATGAGGGTGGGATTCAACACCTGCTACATTCGGGCGCTGCTCGCAACCGAGCGGAGAGACAAGCCGAAGGGCAGGGACGGTGGCAGGCATGAAGAAGCGATGGTCAGGTCAGGGTCCCTAGCAGGAGAGAAAAAAGTCATGGAGAGGCCTTGAGCCTAGTGACTGAGTGATCAGGTGACAGGGGAGCTTTTGGCAGAGAAGGAATGGATGCACACACAACCAGCAAATCGGGAGAGGGCTGTCTTGGATGTAATAACTCTGCCACTGACTTGCTGGTGGACCTTAGGCTAACTACTTTTGCACCCGAGCATCCCGGATTCCTGTAAATGTAAAACGAGCGACTTCTGCCGCCCCGTTCTTCGGTCCCTGGGATTTGGGGAGTAAGTGAATAGAATTTGAGGGCTCTTACCCACTTCCCTCTTCCGCAGCGCGGAAGACGGTCAAGGTTTTTCAGATTTAAATGGACCAAGGGCTTCTATCCCAACTCCCCAAGTTTAGGTGAGTGCTCCCCAAGGCAGAGCAGGATCACCAGGCCTCTGGCCTGTGGTGGACCAAGCTGGAGAGGGAAGGCAGCCAATGAATCAGCTTGGGACACTTTTAGGCCTTCCCCCCTTTTCCTCCATCTCCGTGTCCTTCGTGATGCTCTGAAGTGTCACCGGGATTTCGCACGCCGCCGACGGTGTCGCCCACCTGATAGGACGGACCCTCCCTGACAGTTTCTGCCCCTCTCCCGGAGAACAGCCAGGCAAAGGGGACTGAGGGGCTGATCTTCAGCAGCCGGTGCGGGG
This genomic interval from Peromyscus eremicus chromosome 20, PerEre_H2_v1, whole genome shotgun sequence contains the following:
- the Prkag1 gene encoding 5'-AMP-activated protein kinase subunit gamma-1 codes for the protein MKSHRCYDLIPTSSKLVVFDTSLQVKKAFFALVTNGVRAAPLWDSKKQSFVGMLTITDFINILHRYYKSALVQIYELEEHKIETWREVYLQDSFKPLVCISPNASLFDAVSSLIRNKIHRLPVIDPESGNTLYILTHKRILKFLKLFITEFPKPEFMSKSLEELQIGTYANIAMVRTTTPVYVALGIFVQHRVSALPVVDEKGRVVDIYSKFDVINLAAEKTYNNLDVSVTKALQHRSHYFEGVLKCYLHETLETIINRLVEAEVHRLVVVDENDVVKGIVSLSDILQALVLTGGEKTP
- the Ddn gene encoding dendrin; protein product: MLDGPLFSEGPDSPRDLQDEESGSCLWVQKSKLLVIEVKTISCHYSGRVPSRQSMDIQASYWARGPQSRTCRLRPGSPEPPPRRPWATRVLQEATNWRAGPLAEVRAREQEKRKAASQEREAKETERKRRKAGGARRSPLGQPRPEPRNALRAAQPTGFPVFSRPERFGQVGRAPRPSAFPQSDPGVAWAGPWGGRRPGPPSYEAHLLLRGAAGTTPRRRWDRPPPYVAPPSYEGPHRTLGTKRGPELSRAPTSSAPVPATTRTEAGRTKKRLDPRIYRDVLGAWGLRQGRGLLGGAPGCAAARARPESCKGPIEKSSGLAAAGLNSCGDGHPQAKATGSSGTKAAPAGSTIRTPPCPAPRSRQHLKGSREGKERSECIWLPKSWLSSPKKPPVRHSQTLPRPWAPGGTGWRESLGQREGTEHETLDVWKATRRAHTLPRSSRGPSGREGIFVIDATCVVIKSQYVPTPRTQQVQLLPSGEPCIVSDSPGQPQPCQEEGEGVKANPSACQKLPVSSRILNQPGGGRECEAEGGEQGDSSLEDRASRVLGFPVGGEANLRDAPTQPGSPEHPALGPAAPGCAGSGKSSEAAGVLRRTGGGWPRTPGPYAGALREAVSRIRRHTAPDSDSDEAEELSVHSGSSDGSDTDAPGASWRNERTLPAGGNTRPREGGKTAGLSDRIRETPDVIGQTEEGLFGEDTRKTPQGKRERE